In Paralichthys olivaceus isolate ysfri-2021 chromosome 13, ASM2471397v2, whole genome shotgun sequence, the following are encoded in one genomic region:
- the LOC138413526 gene encoding E3 SUMO-protein ligase ZBED1-like has protein sequence MYNEVRLSLADRLANVTHFVLTSDMWSSRTCGPYMSVTVHFIQDWEIKTVCLQTSYFPQDHTGEHIAEALQDAIASWKLQEKHLVAITTDNGSNIVKAVELNKWLRMQCFGHRLHLVIGHGMNDTRVTRAISLCKRVVSCFSYSWKKRRHLAEVQIQLGLPSHKLITESATRWGSRQQMIQRVLEQEGALAKVLSSDIKTRHLVPTWQDLEVLEAVQKVLKPLQDFTDALSGEEYITLSYVKPVLHLFNESLLACEEGDSELCKSIKTSIVEYLNSKYSEPATTDLLEMASFVDPRFRTTYIPSEKVDALKHRAVLEVETLLADQSSCQQPYLRVPTVPEPADGEEASAVAPKAKKTLASFFKQRTATTTAPTKRGAIENELSSYLQSASVESDTDPLKWWKDHEFVFPALSHLAKKYLLVPASSSPSERVFSCSGNIVTCQRASLKPDAVDRLVFLAQNL, from the exons ATGTACAATGAAGTCAGACTGAGCCTTGCTGACCGGCTCGCTAACGTGACCCATTTTGTGTTGACCAGCGATATGTGGTCGAGCAGGACGTGTGGGCCGTACATGAGCGTGACAGTTCACTTCATTCAAGACTGggagataaaaacagtgtgtctCCAGACAAGTTATTTCCCCCAGGATCACACTGGTGAGCATATAGCTGAGGCCCTACAGGACGCAATTGCAAGCTGGAAACTCCAAGAAAAGCATCTGGTTGCTATAACAACCGACAACGGGAGCAACATCGTCAAAGCGGTTGAGCTGAACAAGTGGCTGAGGATGCAGTGCTTCGGTCACAGATTACACCTGGTTATTG GACATGGCATGAATGACACGCGCGTCACTCGGGCCATTTCTCTGTGCAAGAGAGTTGTAAGCTGTTTTTCAtacagctggaagaaaaggagacatcTTGCTGAAGTCCAGATTCAGCTGGGTCTGCCAAGTCACAAACTCATAACCGAGTCTGCCACACGCTGGGGATCAAGGCAGCAGATGATACAGAGAGTCCTGGAGCAGGAAGGAGCACTAGCCAAAGTCCTGTCTAGTGACATAAAGACCAGACACCTTGTCCCTACCTGGCAGGACCTAGAGGTCCTAGAAGCAGTCCAAAAGGTCCTGAAACCTCTCCAGGACTTTACCGATGCTTTGTCAGGTGAGGAGTACATCACTCTATCATATGTGAAACCTGTGCTGCACCTTTTTAACGAAAGTCTCCTGGCATGTGAAGAGGGTGATAGCGAGCTTTGCAAATCGATCAAGACCAGCATTGTTGAGTACCTCAACAGTAAGTATTCTGAACCAGCCACTACTGACCTACTGGagatggcttcatttgtggatcCACGGTTCAGGACCACCTACATCCCAAGTGAAAAGGTCGATGCATTGAAGCACAGAGCTGTCTTGGAGGTGGAGACGCTACTGGCTgatcagagcagctgtcagcagcCTTACTTACGTGTGCCTACTGTGCCTGAgcctgcagatggagaagaagcATCAGCAGTGGCACCAAAAGCTAAGAAGACACTGGCAAGCTTCTTCAAGCAGCGCACAGCAACCACCACTGCACCAACCAAGAGGGGGGctattgaaaatgaactgtcaaGTTACTTGCAGTCAGCAAGTGTGGAGAGTGACACTGATCCCCTCAAGTGGTGGAAGGATCATGAATTTGTCTTTCCAGCTCTGAGCCACCTGGCAAAAAAGTATCTCTTGGTACCAGCTAGCAGTTCACCCTCCGaaagggttttcagctgcagtggcaaTATTGTGACCTGCCAAAGAGCATCTCTGAAGCCAGATGCCGTTGACAGGCTGGTGTTTCTCGCACAAAATCTTTAA